In Pseudonocardia sp. C8, one genomic interval encodes:
- a CDS encoding class I SAM-dependent methyltransferase, producing the protein MADAHSPSPTRTAAVGRTGLPRHEVPTHFDDGAADYDRLVGLNPGYHDHLHASAARMRLPRDGAGLRLLDAGCGTGASTAALLGVAPRAEIVAVDASAGMLERARTKPWPASVRFVHTDVEAMAAHGVTGPFDGILAAYLLRNLDDPDAQLRRFHDLLRPGGTLAVHEYSVADSARARAVWHAVCWGVIVPLGRATSGGTALYRHLWRSVTTFDGVGRLRDRMRAAGFDAVGSETMTGWQRDVVHTVLGTRP; encoded by the coding sequence ATGGCCGACGCGCACTCCCCCAGCCCCACCCGCACCGCAGCCGTCGGCCGGACCGGGCTGCCCCGGCACGAGGTACCCACCCACTTCGACGACGGCGCCGCCGACTACGACCGCCTGGTCGGCCTGAACCCCGGCTACCACGACCACCTGCACGCCTCGGCCGCGCGGATGCGGCTCCCGCGCGACGGGGCGGGGCTGCGCCTGCTCGACGCCGGCTGCGGCACCGGCGCGTCCACCGCCGCGCTGCTCGGTGTCGCGCCGCGCGCCGAGATCGTCGCCGTGGACGCGTCGGCCGGCATGCTGGAGCGGGCCCGCACGAAGCCGTGGCCGGCCTCGGTGCGGTTCGTGCACACCGATGTCGAGGCGATGGCGGCCCACGGCGTGACCGGGCCGTTCGACGGGATCCTCGCCGCCTACCTGCTGCGCAACCTCGACGACCCGGACGCGCAGCTGCGCCGCTTCCACGACCTGCTCCGCCCGGGCGGGACCCTGGCCGTGCACGAGTACTCGGTCGCCGACTCGGCCCGCGCCCGCGCGGTGTGGCACGCGGTCTGCTGGGGCGTGATCGTCCCGCTGGGCCGGGCCACGTCCGGCGGGACGGCGCTGTACCGGCATCTGTGGCGCAGCGTGACGACGTTCGACGGCGTCGGGCGGCTGCGCGACCGGATGCGTGCGGCCGGGTTCGACGCCGTCGGGTCCGAGACGATGACCGGCTGGCAGCGCGACGTGGTGCACACCGTGCTGGGGACGCGCCCGTGA
- a CDS encoding FAD-dependent oxidoreductase, with product MSVRPCDRRRAVHPPAGGLGDAGLLGRRPRVTVVGAGIAGLAAATGLAERGVVVEVLESEPYLGGRVGGWSATLPDGTPVSTGRGFHAFFRQYYNLRQLLRRGDPGLEHLVALDDYPLVDAGGRRDTFRGLPRTPPWNAVLFALRSPTFRPADLARLDPRAAAPLGCVSVPAIYDALDHVDAESFLSSINFPPAARHLAFEVFSRSFFAPPSAMSAAELATMFHIYFLGSSEGLTFDVPDDGFDVALWEPLRHYLSARGVTFRTGTAVSSVERDVTSGRFHVNHSSGGVSTADAVVLAADVRGLQEIVAASPGLGPASSSVAGPDALDRWRADVAALGTAPPFLVQRLWLDRPLRADRPPFLGTGGLDPLDNVSLPDRYERDAAAWAARTGGSVVELHAYAATVPAGAGEDAWTAELRARCLARLHEVYPETAAARTVGELVEWRADCPMFGVGAFARRPTVATPVDGLVLAGDGIRIDLPVALMERAASTGWQAGNRLLAGWGLAGHPLETVPTGGRLGPLTRAAGYAMQRRREGTRRRRGGTP from the coding sequence GTGAGCGTGCGGCCGTGCGACCGGCGGCGGGCCGTCCACCCGCCCGCGGGCGGGCTCGGTGACGCGGGCCTGCTCGGCCGGCGGCCCCGCGTCACCGTCGTCGGGGCCGGGATCGCCGGGCTGGCCGCGGCGACCGGGCTGGCCGAGCGGGGCGTCGTCGTCGAGGTGCTCGAGTCCGAGCCCTACCTGGGCGGCCGGGTGGGCGGCTGGTCCGCGACCCTGCCGGACGGCACCCCGGTCTCGACGGGGCGCGGGTTCCACGCGTTCTTCCGGCAGTACTACAACCTGCGCCAGCTGCTGCGGCGCGGCGACCCCGGCCTGGAGCACCTCGTCGCGCTGGACGACTACCCGCTGGTCGACGCCGGGGGCCGGCGTGACACGTTCCGCGGCCTGCCCCGCACGCCGCCGTGGAACGCCGTGCTGTTCGCGCTGCGCAGCCCCACGTTCCGGCCCGCGGACCTGGCGCGCCTGGACCCCCGCGCGGCGGCGCCGCTGGGCTGCGTGTCCGTCCCCGCGATCTACGACGCGCTGGACCACGTCGACGCCGAGAGCTTCCTCTCCTCGATCAACTTCCCGCCGGCCGCACGGCACCTGGCGTTCGAGGTGTTCTCCCGCAGCTTCTTCGCGCCGCCGTCGGCGATGTCGGCCGCCGAGCTCGCGACGATGTTCCACATCTACTTCCTCGGCTCCTCCGAGGGGCTGACGTTCGACGTCCCGGACGACGGCTTCGACGTCGCACTGTGGGAACCGTTGCGGCACTACCTGTCCGCCCGGGGTGTCACGTTCCGCACCGGGACCGCCGTGTCCTCGGTGGAGCGGGACGTCACCAGTGGACGGTTCCACGTGAATCATTCGTCCGGCGGTGTCTCCACTGCGGACGCCGTGGTCTTGGCGGCCGACGTCCGGGGTCTGCAGGAGATCGTGGCGGCCTCCCCCGGGCTCGGCCCGGCGAGCTCGTCGGTCGCCGGGCCGGACGCGCTGGACCGCTGGCGCGCCGACGTCGCCGCGCTCGGCACCGCGCCGCCGTTCCTGGTGCAGCGTCTCTGGCTCGACCGTCCGCTGCGCGCGGACCGGCCGCCGTTCCTCGGCACCGGTGGCCTCGACCCGCTGGACAACGTCTCGCTCCCGGACCGCTACGAGCGCGACGCGGCGGCCTGGGCGGCCCGGACCGGCGGGTCGGTCGTGGAGCTGCACGCCTACGCGGCGACCGTGCCGGCCGGGGCCGGCGAGGACGCCTGGACCGCCGAGCTGCGGGCCCGCTGCCTCGCCCGGCTGCACGAGGTGTACCCGGAGACCGCCGCCGCCCGGACCGTCGGCGAGCTGGTCGAGTGGCGTGCCGACTGCCCGATGTTCGGGGTCGGCGCGTTCGCGCGCCGGCCCACGGTCGCCACCCCGGTCGACGGCCTCGTGCTCGCCGGGGACGGCATCCGGATCGACCTGCCGGTCGCGCTGATGGAACGCGCGGCGAGCACCGGCTGGCAGGCCGGGAACCGGCTGCTGGCCGGCTGGGGGCTCGCCGGGCACCCGCTCGAGACCGTCCCCACCGGCGGGCGGCTCGGGCCGCTGACGCGGGCCGCCGGGTACGCGATGCAGCGCCGGCGGGAGGGGACGCGACGTCGCCGAGGGGGAACGCCATGA
- a CDS encoding DUF5914 domain-containing protein — MTLLPRFTALSRITARWPASWPLQPLPAADWARQEPTHADADPALISAALERARARPSGNWFVVAASREVRADRPFGTRVGGRELVAWRDTGGQVRIGPGACPHLGAPMALAAVDRGELVCRWHGLRLGARPGPGWSPYPAHDDGVLVWARLDALGGEDPTEVPVVPRRPAGRTLDAVTTLTGVCEPEDIVANRLDPWHGAWFHPYSFQRLTVESAPAARGVAEGDDRFTVAVTFKVGPGLGVPVRAEFVCPEPRTVVMRILEGEGAGSVVETHATPRGPGRDGRPRTSVIEAVVAGSERPGFAVASRLAPAIRPAMTAAATRLWRDDLDYAERRYALRTP, encoded by the coding sequence ATGACCCTGCTGCCCCGGTTCACCGCACTGTCCCGGATCACCGCGCGCTGGCCCGCCTCGTGGCCGCTGCAGCCGCTGCCCGCCGCCGACTGGGCCCGCCAGGAGCCCACCCATGCCGACGCCGACCCGGCGCTGATCTCCGCGGCGCTGGAGCGGGCCCGCGCCCGGCCGTCCGGGAACTGGTTCGTGGTCGCGGCGAGCCGGGAGGTCCGGGCGGACCGGCCGTTCGGCACCCGGGTCGGCGGGCGCGAGCTCGTCGCCTGGCGGGACACCGGCGGCCAGGTGCGGATCGGGCCGGGGGCCTGCCCGCACCTCGGGGCGCCGATGGCGCTGGCCGCGGTCGACCGCGGCGAGCTGGTGTGCCGCTGGCACGGCCTGCGCCTCGGTGCGCGGCCGGGGCCCGGCTGGTCGCCGTACCCGGCGCACGACGACGGCGTGCTGGTCTGGGCCCGGCTCGACGCCCTCGGCGGCGAGGACCCCACCGAGGTGCCCGTGGTCCCGCGCCGCCCGGCCGGGCGCACCCTGGACGCGGTCACCACGCTCACCGGGGTCTGCGAGCCCGAGGACATCGTCGCCAACCGGCTCGACCCGTGGCACGGCGCCTGGTTCCATCCGTACTCGTTCCAGCGGCTGACCGTGGAGTCCGCACCGGCCGCCCGCGGCGTGGCCGAGGGCGACGACCGGTTCACCGTCGCGGTCACGTTCAAGGTCGGGCCGGGGCTCGGCGTCCCGGTCCGGGCCGAGTTCGTGTGCCCGGAGCCGCGCACGGTCGTGATGCGGATCCTCGAGGGCGAGGGCGCCGGCAGCGTCGTCGAGACGCACGCGACCCCGCGCGGCCCGGGGCGGGACGGGCGGCCGCGGACCTCGGTGATCGAGGCCGTCGTCGCCGGGTCGGAGCGGCCCGGGTTCGCCGTCGCGTCCCGGCTGGCGCCGGCGATCCGGCCGGCCATGACCGCCGCCGCGACCCGGCTGTGGCGCGACGACCTCGACTACGCCGAACGCCGCTACGCGCTGCGCACGCCCTGA
- a CDS encoding MarR family winged helix-turn-helix transcriptional regulator, whose amino-acid sequence MAEELNIGLLLYIPYRALEGRVFRALAEAGFADITPAQARVFQRIGPDGSRLTELAEAAQVTKQTAGFLVDQLERAGYVERAPDPSDARARLVRITERGAATIPVGAATIAEIEAEWTAHLGAERMQQLRDTLTRLREITDPYL is encoded by the coding sequence ATGGCGGAGGAGCTGAACATCGGGCTGCTGCTCTACATCCCGTACCGCGCCCTGGAGGGCCGGGTGTTCCGGGCGCTGGCCGAGGCGGGCTTCGCCGACATCACCCCCGCCCAGGCCCGGGTCTTCCAGCGGATCGGTCCGGACGGCAGCCGCCTCACCGAGCTCGCCGAGGCCGCCCAGGTCACGAAGCAGACCGCCGGGTTCCTGGTCGACCAGCTCGAACGCGCCGGGTACGTCGAACGCGCCCCGGACCCGTCCGACGCCCGGGCGCGCCTGGTCCGGATCACCGAGCGCGGCGCGGCCACGATCCCGGTCGGCGCCGCCACCATCGCCGAGATCGAGGCCGAGTGGACCGCGCACCTGGGTGCCGAGCGCATGCAGCAGCTGCGCGACACGCTCACCCGGCTGCGGGAGATCACCGATCCCTATCTGTGA
- a CDS encoding maleylpyruvate isomerase family mycothiol-dependent enzyme, with protein MDRDAMWQVLDSERDRAADLLESLSPEEWERPTPCAGWRVREVAAHLALGPRTTVRQVLVEIVRARGSFDRMIDQTARRHARRPAPQLVADLRGCVGSRRLAPGQTLAVAMMDALVHGQDIAVAVGRRHPVPPEAGRVAAELLWRTGFPFHARRRLAGFALRATDADWSAGTGAEIRGPIEALLPLLAGRTATLPRLGGAGAAVLAARRSEPAPAPRGGQP; from the coding sequence ATGGACCGGGACGCGATGTGGCAGGTCCTCGACTCCGAGCGTGACCGGGCGGCCGATCTCCTCGAGTCGCTGTCACCGGAGGAGTGGGAGCGGCCGACGCCGTGCGCCGGCTGGCGGGTGCGCGAGGTCGCCGCCCACCTCGCGCTCGGCCCGCGGACCACCGTGCGGCAGGTGCTCGTCGAGATCGTCCGGGCCCGCGGGTCCTTCGACCGGATGATCGACCAGACCGCCCGGCGGCACGCCCGCCGCCCGGCCCCGCAGCTGGTCGCCGACCTGCGCGGGTGCGTCGGGTCCCGGCGGCTCGCCCCGGGCCAGACGCTCGCCGTCGCGATGATGGACGCCCTGGTGCACGGCCAGGACATCGCCGTCGCCGTCGGCCGCCGGCACCCGGTGCCGCCGGAGGCCGGGCGGGTCGCGGCCGAGCTCCTGTGGCGCACCGGCTTCCCGTTCCACGCCCGCCGCAGGCTCGCGGGGTTCGCGTTGCGCGCGACCGACGCCGACTGGAGCGCGGGGACCGGCGCCGAGATCAGGGGCCCGATCGAGGCGCTGCTGCCGCTGCTCGCCGGGCGCACGGCCACCCTGCCCCGGCTGGGCGGGGCCGGTGCGGCCGTGCTCGCGGCACGGCGGTCCGAGCCGGCGCCCGCGCCGCGCGGCGGGCAGCCCTGA
- a CDS encoding AraC family transcriptional regulator ligand-binding domain-containing protein: MGTGSLTRARALRGLPELIGELGGDGPEMLARFRIPVSAVDGADPDALVPTRSVARVLETAAAELRCADLGLRLAERQGPEILGPLAVAVENSASLGDALDCASKYLYVHSPALTIAAVADPEGVAGVTGLEYGSTDPLPPHVADLGVGVMHRIVTLLAGGSYGLRSVHLPHPALAPEQRYRDFFGAEVRFGRPDAVLRVPADLLSRPLDGDETVRTIAIEYLETHFDRPGRRVTDRVRTAVDRSLGTGPVRIGSVARLLRVHPRTLQRHLAAEGTTFEEIVDEARRDVAERLITRTDLPFTQVAAMVGLAEQSALTRASRRWFGAPPRALRQGGVTATADPAG; this comes from the coding sequence ATGGGAACGGGATCGCTCACCCGGGCGAGGGCGTTGCGCGGGCTTCCGGAGCTGATCGGGGAGCTCGGCGGCGACGGCCCGGAGATGCTCGCGCGGTTCCGCATCCCGGTGTCCGCGGTGGACGGCGCCGACCCGGACGCGCTGGTCCCCACCCGGTCGGTCGCCCGGGTGCTGGAGACCGCGGCCGCGGAGCTGCGCTGCGCCGATCTCGGCCTGCGGCTGGCCGAACGGCAGGGCCCGGAGATCCTGGGCCCGCTCGCGGTCGCCGTCGAGAACTCGGCGTCGCTGGGCGACGCGCTGGACTGCGCGTCGAAATACCTCTACGTGCACAGCCCTGCCCTCACGATCGCCGCGGTCGCCGATCCGGAGGGCGTCGCCGGCGTCACGGGGCTGGAGTACGGCAGCACCGACCCGCTGCCGCCGCACGTGGCCGACCTCGGCGTGGGGGTGATGCACCGGATCGTGACGCTGCTGGCCGGCGGCTCCTACGGCCTCCGCTCGGTGCACCTGCCGCACCCGGCGCTGGCGCCGGAGCAGCGCTACCGGGACTTCTTCGGCGCCGAGGTGCGCTTCGGCCGGCCGGACGCGGTCCTGCGGGTGCCCGCGGACCTGCTGAGCCGCCCGCTGGACGGCGACGAGACCGTGCGGACGATCGCGATCGAGTACCTGGAGACCCACTTCGACCGCCCGGGCCGCCGGGTCACCGACCGGGTCCGCACGGCCGTGGACCGCTCGCTGGGGACCGGGCCGGTGCGGATCGGATCGGTCGCCCGGCTGCTGCGGGTCCACCCGCGCACCCTGCAGCGGCACCTCGCGGCCGAGGGCACCACGTTCGAGGAGATCGTCGACGAGGCCCGCCGGGACGTCGCCGAACGCCTCATCACCCGGACCGACCTGCCGTTCACACAGGTCGCGGCCATGGTGGGGCTGGCGGAGCAGTCGGCGCTCACCCGGGCGTCGCGGCGGTGGTTCGGGGCGCCGCCCCGGGCGCTGCGCCAGGGCGGGGTGACGGCGACGGCCGACCCGGCCGGGTGA
- a CDS encoding NAD(P)/FAD-dependent oxidoreductase → MTQPTSENGTEHHDVIIVGAGLSGIGAACRLQQELPGKDYVILEGRDDIGGTWDLFRYPGIRSDSDMFTLAYPFKPWRERKSIADGHSIRGYITDAAREHGVTGRIRFGTRVVGASWDSATARWTVDAETADGPRRYTCAFLFMCSGYYDYDQGYQPDFPGREDFAGTWVHPQFWPEDLDYAGKRVVVIGSGATAVTLIPSLAEHAAHVTMLQRSPSYLTVLPGTDPVADRLRRHLPASLAHRILRLQYVALTQGFYQLARRRPERVKKVLRGLALRFLQDESYVDQHFTPSYEPWDQRLCVVPEGDFFRSISRGAASVVTDHIDRITEKGIRLRSGEELEADIIVSATGLSLKPLGGMTIHVDGEQVDIGKTVTYRGLMLSGVPNLAFCIGYVNASWTLRADLVARYVPRLLALMDRERIAIATPAPSVSPDRPLLDLQSGYVKRSEHLFPRQGRKDPWRLRQNFFLDAIGLGRADLKKDMLLTPASVLGSRTGAVPAPTASGIAADPAPAGTVGAQEVAS, encoded by the coding sequence ATGACGCAGCCCACCTCGGAGAACGGCACCGAACATCACGACGTGATCATCGTCGGGGCCGGCCTGTCCGGGATCGGCGCCGCCTGCCGGCTCCAGCAGGAGCTGCCCGGCAAGGACTACGTGATCCTCGAGGGCCGCGACGACATCGGCGGCACCTGGGACCTGTTCCGCTACCCGGGCATCCGCTCGGACTCGGACATGTTCACCCTCGCCTACCCGTTCAAGCCGTGGCGGGAACGCAAGTCGATCGCCGACGGGCACAGCATCCGCGGCTACATCACCGATGCGGCCCGCGAGCACGGCGTGACGGGCCGCATCCGGTTCGGTACCCGGGTCGTCGGGGCGTCCTGGGACTCGGCCACCGCGCGCTGGACCGTGGACGCCGAGACCGCGGACGGCCCCCGGCGCTACACCTGCGCGTTCCTGTTCATGTGCTCGGGCTACTACGACTACGACCAGGGCTACCAGCCGGACTTCCCCGGCCGGGAGGACTTCGCCGGCACCTGGGTGCACCCCCAGTTCTGGCCGGAGGACCTCGACTACGCCGGCAAGCGCGTCGTCGTCATCGGCTCCGGCGCCACCGCGGTCACGCTGATCCCGTCGCTGGCCGAGCACGCCGCGCACGTGACGATGCTGCAGCGCTCGCCGTCGTACCTGACGGTGCTGCCCGGCACCGACCCGGTCGCCGACCGGCTCCGGCGCCACCTGCCCGCCTCGCTCGCGCACCGCATCCTGCGCCTGCAGTACGTCGCCCTCACCCAGGGCTTCTACCAGCTGGCCCGGCGCCGCCCCGAGCGCGTCAAGAAGGTGCTGCGCGGGCTGGCCCTGCGGTTCCTCCAGGACGAGTCCTACGTGGACCAGCACTTCACGCCGTCCTACGAGCCGTGGGACCAGCGCCTCTGCGTGGTCCCCGAGGGCGACTTCTTCCGGTCCATCTCCCGGGGGGCCGCGTCGGTCGTCACCGACCACATCGACCGGATCACCGAGAAGGGCATCCGGCTGCGCTCCGGCGAGGAGCTCGAGGCGGACATCATCGTCTCGGCGACCGGGCTGTCGCTGAAGCCGCTGGGCGGCATGACGATCCACGTCGACGGTGAGCAGGTCGACATCGGCAAGACGGTCACCTACCGGGGCCTGATGCTCTCCGGCGTCCCGAACCTGGCGTTCTGCATCGGCTACGTCAACGCGTCCTGGACGCTGCGTGCCGACCTGGTCGCCCGCTACGTCCCGCGGCTGCTGGCGCTCATGGACCGCGAGCGGATCGCGATCGCGACGCCGGCACCCTCGGTGTCGCCGGACCGGCCGCTGCTGGACCTGCAGTCCGGCTACGTGAAGCGCTCCGAGCACCTGTTCCCCCGCCAGGGCCGCAAGGACCCGTGGCGGCTGCGGCAGAACTTCTTCCTGGACGCGATCGGCCTCGGCCGGGCCGACCTCAAGAAGGACATGCTGCTCACCCCCGCCTCGGTGCTCGGGAGCCGCACGGGCGCCGTGCCGGCACCGACGGCGTCCGGCATCGCCGCCGACCCGGCACCCGCCGGCACCGTCGGCGCGCAGGAGGTGGCGTCGTGA
- a CDS encoding SDR family NAD(P)-dependent oxidoreductase, with amino-acid sequence MSRRTPFRFAEGTAVVTGAAGGMGEHVARLLAARGSDLVLVDRDGGRLESVAAGIRAKHPGLSVTTETVDLAERDAVDALATRVRAAHPEIRLLVNNAGVALGGDFARLTLDEFDRVMDVNFRAPVRLTHALLPTLTARPGAHVVNVSSLFGLIAPPGQSAYCSSKFALRGFSEVLRAELAPLGATVTTVHPGGIRTGIAASAPAGVNIPAEEAEQGRREFEKLLTFPADKAAALIVDAVAQRRPRLLIGASAKIPDALARIAPASSLRIFARLVGASGRRTPAGAR; translated from the coding sequence GTGAGCCGCCGCACCCCGTTCCGCTTCGCGGAGGGCACCGCCGTGGTCACCGGGGCCGCGGGCGGCATGGGCGAGCACGTGGCCCGGCTGCTCGCCGCCCGCGGCAGCGACCTCGTGCTCGTCGACCGGGACGGCGGGCGGCTCGAGTCCGTCGCGGCCGGGATCCGGGCCAAGCACCCCGGCCTGTCGGTGACCACCGAGACCGTCGACCTCGCCGAGCGCGACGCCGTCGACGCCCTCGCGACGCGGGTCCGCGCCGCGCACCCGGAGATCCGGCTGCTGGTGAACAACGCCGGCGTCGCGCTGGGCGGCGACTTCGCCCGGCTGACCCTGGACGAGTTCGACCGGGTCATGGACGTCAACTTCCGGGCCCCGGTCCGGCTCACGCACGCGCTGCTGCCCACCCTCACCGCACGGCCCGGGGCGCACGTGGTGAACGTGTCCAGCCTCTTCGGGCTGATCGCCCCACCGGGCCAGTCGGCGTACTGCTCGTCGAAGTTCGCGCTGCGCGGCTTCTCCGAGGTGCTGCGGGCCGAGCTCGCCCCGCTCGGCGCGACCGTGACGACCGTCCACCCGGGCGGCATCCGGACCGGTATCGCGGCGTCCGCGCCGGCCGGTGTCAACATCCCGGCCGAGGAGGCCGAGCAGGGCAGGCGCGAGTTCGAGAAGCTGCTCACCTTCCCGGCCGACAAGGCCGCCGCGCTGATCGTCGACGCCGTCGCGCAGCGCAGACCGCGGCTGCTCATCGGGGCCAGCGCGAAGATCCCCGACGCGCTCGCCCGGATCGCCCCCGCGAGCAGCCTGCGGATCTTCGCCCGGCTCGTCGGAGCCTCCGGGAGGCGGACCCCGGCGGGTGCCCGGTGA
- a CDS encoding alpha/beta fold hydrolase encodes MSPLPATRFVDVRGTRIRVRESGDPAGEPVLLLHGIGRSLEDWDDQHAHLAGYRVVAADLAGFGYSDRVPGPATLEKLADTAVATLDALGETRPAHLMGNSLGGAVALLISVRHPDRVTSLVLADPAGFGSEVTPALRILGVPVLGRFLLGRFDARAARQTERSLFVDRSLVTEERVQRGLDIGRRPEFAQTFLDIATGLGTVQGVRPGWRRALLAAAARAPRPTLVVWGERDLILPASQLRAAARALPHVTTHVFGRVGHMPQIEAAGEFAALALGHIGSRAETTAVRAPVPAGAGRVAAVPGA; translated from the coding sequence GTGAGCCCGCTGCCCGCCACCCGGTTCGTCGACGTCCGCGGCACCCGCATCCGGGTCCGCGAGTCCGGCGACCCCGCAGGCGAGCCGGTCCTGCTGCTGCACGGCATCGGCCGGAGCCTGGAGGACTGGGACGACCAGCACGCCCACCTCGCCGGGTACCGGGTGGTCGCCGCCGACCTCGCCGGGTTCGGCTACTCGGACCGCGTGCCCGGACCGGCCACCCTGGAGAAGCTGGCCGACACGGCCGTCGCCACCCTCGACGCGCTCGGCGAGACCCGGCCGGCGCACCTCATGGGCAACTCCCTCGGCGGCGCCGTCGCCCTGCTGATCTCGGTCCGGCACCCGGACCGGGTGACCTCGCTGGTGCTCGCCGACCCGGCCGGCTTCGGGAGCGAGGTGACACCCGCGCTGCGGATCCTGGGCGTGCCGGTGCTCGGCCGGTTCCTGCTGGGCCGGTTCGACGCCCGGGCCGCCCGGCAGACCGAGCGCTCGCTGTTCGTGGACCGGTCGCTGGTCACCGAGGAACGGGTGCAGCGCGGGCTCGACATCGGGCGGCGGCCGGAGTTCGCGCAGACCTTCCTCGACATCGCCACCGGGCTCGGCACCGTACAGGGGGTGCGGCCGGGGTGGCGACGGGCGCTGCTCGCCGCGGCCGCGCGGGCGCCGAGGCCGACCCTGGTGGTGTGGGGCGAGCGGGACCTGATCCTGCCGGCCTCCCAGCTGCGGGCGGCGGCGCGGGCGCTGCCGCACGTGACCACGCACGTGTTCGGCCGGGTCGGGCACATGCCGCAGATCGAGGCGGCCGGGGAGTTCGCGGCGCTCGCGCTCGGCCACATCGGCTCCCGGGCGGAGACGACCGCCGTCCGTGCACCGGTTCCGGCCGGCGCCGGCCGCGTCGCCGCCGTGCCCGGGGCCTGA
- the mtnA gene encoding S-methyl-5-thioribose-1-phosphate isomerase, with amino-acid sequence MRIVDWAGAAEGGPAVVLLDQRALPQAEVHLLLNTVDGVVDAVRSLAVRGAPSLGITGAFGVALAAHLHGTTTPDARAAVRADAERIATARPTAVPLSLGARRALAALDGGPAAVLAEARAVAAEAARINAAATGRAADLVAERCPDRPLRALTVCNTGPLAAGPGGTALGAILRLHERGALAEVLACETRPLLQGARLTVWELDRAGVPHRLCVDSAGPAAIAQGLVDVVFAGADRIAANGDVANKIGTYMLACAAARSGIPFVVVAPEETVDPGTPTGAEIVVEERGADEVREHGGTLQTLPGTPVYNPAFDVTPHDLVTAIVTETRAWSPAPSPSAPRTAAAPR; translated from the coding sequence ATGCGGATCGTGGACTGGGCCGGCGCGGCCGAGGGCGGCCCCGCCGTCGTGCTGCTCGACCAGCGGGCACTGCCGCAGGCAGAGGTCCACCTCCTCCTGAACACCGTGGACGGCGTGGTCGACGCCGTCCGGTCGCTGGCCGTGCGCGGCGCGCCGAGCCTGGGCATCACCGGCGCGTTCGGCGTCGCGCTCGCCGCACACCTGCACGGCACCACCACCCCGGACGCCCGCGCCGCGGTCCGGGCCGACGCCGAGCGGATCGCCACCGCCCGGCCCACCGCGGTACCGCTGTCGCTGGGCGCCCGGCGCGCGCTGGCGGCCCTCGACGGCGGCCCGGCGGCCGTGCTCGCCGAGGCCCGCGCCGTCGCCGCCGAGGCGGCCCGGATCAACGCCGCCGCCACCGGGCGGGCCGCCGACCTGGTGGCCGAACGGTGCCCGGACCGGCCGCTGCGTGCCCTGACCGTCTGCAACACCGGCCCGCTCGCGGCCGGGCCCGGCGGCACCGCGCTCGGCGCGATCCTGCGGCTGCACGAGCGCGGCGCGCTGGCCGAGGTGCTGGCCTGCGAGACCCGCCCGCTGCTGCAGGGGGCCCGGCTGACCGTGTGGGAGCTGGACCGCGCCGGCGTGCCGCACCGGCTCTGCGTCGACTCCGCCGGGCCCGCCGCGATCGCGCAGGGCCTCGTCGACGTCGTGTTCGCCGGTGCCGACCGGATCGCCGCGAACGGCGACGTCGCCAACAAGATCGGCACCTACATGCTGGCGTGCGCGGCCGCCCGGTCCGGGATCCCGTTCGTCGTCGTCGCGCCGGAGGAGACGGTCGACCCGGGCACCCCGACCGGCGCGGAGATCGTCGTCGAGGAACGCGGCGCCGACGAGGTCCGCGAGCACGGCGGGACGCTGCAGACCCTGCCCGGCACGCCGGTCTACAACCCGGCGTTCGACGTCACCCCGCACGACCTCGTCACGGCGATCGTCACCGAGACGCGGGCGTGGTCGCCCGCACCTTCTCCTTCTGCACCGCGAACCGCCGCAGCGCCTCGCTGA